The DNA window AGCATTTATGAATATGGGCTCGGTTATGACCTTCCGTAAACTGGAAGAACGTAGTCGGGCATTTGCCGCTTATTTGCAGAATGAGCTTAAGCTGAAAAAGGGTGATCGCGTTGCTCTTATGATGCCTAACTTGCTTCAGTATCCAGTCGCGCTGTTTGGTATTTTGCGTGCCGGCTGTATCGCTGTAAACGTGAACCCGTTATATACTCCTCGCGAGCTTGAGCACCAACTGAATGACTCCGGTGCAACGACGATCGTGATTGTTTCTAACTTTGCCAATACGTTAGAGCAGATCGTGGATAATACGTCTGTGAAGCATGTGGTTCTGACCAGCCTCGGACAGATGCTGCCGCGAGCGAAGGGTACGATTGTTGATTTTGTCGTGAAATACGTCAAAGGCATGGTACCTAAGTACCACCTGCCTGGTGCCATTTCAATGCGTAAAGCGCTACGTAAAGGTCGTCGTCTTCAGTACGTGAAGCCGTTTATGTCTGGCGAGGACATCGCCTTCTTACAATATACAGGCGGTACAACAGGCGTAGCGAAAGGTGCAATTCTGACCCACCGCAACATGATTGCAAACGTATTGCAGGCCAAAGGTGCGTATGGTCCGGTACTGACTCCGGGCAGAGAGTTGGTAGTTACTGCGTTACCGCTTTATCACGTGTTTGCATTAACTGTGAACTGTTTGCTGTTTATTGAAATGGGTGGCCGTAACTTACTGATCACCAACCCTCGAGATATTTCGGGATTCATTAAAGAGCTTCAAAAACATTCAGTTACTGCCATTACTGGCGTCAATACGCTATTTAATGCGTTGGTGAATAACGAAGATTTCCACGAGCTGGATTTCAGCAACCTGCGTTTATCAGTCGGTGGTGGTATGGCTGTTCAGCGAGCGGTTGCGGAAAAATGGCTGAAAACTACTGGCTGTTACTTGCTGGAAGGCTACGGTCTGACAGAGTGTTCGCCATTGGTTGCGGCATATCCGCACGATCTTGTTGAGTACAATGGCTCAATCGGTCTGCCTGTGCCATCGACAGAAGTTCGAATCGTCGATGAAGAAGGTAACGCACTCGCAAACACTGAAATCGGTGAGCTTCAGGTTCGCGGGCCTCAGGTGATGCAAGGTTACTGGCAGCGCCCTGAAGCAAGCAAAGAGACGATAAACGAAGATGGCTGGTTATCGACTGGCGATATCGTAAAATTCGACGATGAAGGCTTCCTGCATATCGTTGATCGTAAGAAAGACATGATTCTGGTTTCCGGATTTAATGTTTATCCGAACGAGATTGAAGACGTCGTTGCATTGCATGGTAAAGTTCTCGAAGTTGCTGCTATCGGACAGCCTAATGAAGCCTCTGGTGAGTTGGTGAAAATCTACGTTGTTAAGCGTGATCCAAGCCTGACCAAAGACGAAGTCATTGCTCATTGTCGTCAGCATCTCACAGGGTACAAAGTACCTAAACTGGTTGAATTCCGTGATGAATTGCCAAAGACGAACGTGGGTAAGATTCTTCGACGAACACTTCGCGAAGAAAATGACGCCGAGATTGCGAAGAAGAGCGCCTAGGCGGAATTCGTTGAGTCGAAACAATTAAAAAGTGATAGAATGCCAGCGTTTTGCTGGCATTTTTTATAGCGAGAAGCATGTGAATTACAAGATTATTATCAAAAACAAAGACCTGGAAGATGTCTGTGCTCAGGCTAGAGACGCAGATGTTGTGATGCTGGATACGGAGTTTGTGCGTGTCAGGACTTTCTATCCGCAGCTAGGTTTGATCCAGCTTTTCGACGGCAAAAATCTTTCTCTTATCGACCCTACTGAACTTACAGACATGTCTCCGTTTGTGGAACTCCTGAAGGACACATCGGTACAGAAAGTCTTACATGCTTGTGGCGAAGATCTCGAAGTGTTCCAGAATGCTTTCGGATGTACGCCATTCCCTATGGT is part of the Vibrio sp. B1FLJ16 genome and encodes:
- the fadD gene encoding long-chain-fatty-acid--CoA ligase FadD, producing the protein MDKPWLSRYPSDVPETINPDQYESLVEMFEQSVQKYADQPAFMNMGSVMTFRKLEERSRAFAAYLQNELKLKKGDRVALMMPNLLQYPVALFGILRAGCIAVNVNPLYTPRELEHQLNDSGATTIVIVSNFANTLEQIVDNTSVKHVVLTSLGQMLPRAKGTIVDFVVKYVKGMVPKYHLPGAISMRKALRKGRRLQYVKPFMSGEDIAFLQYTGGTTGVAKGAILTHRNMIANVLQAKGAYGPVLTPGRELVVTALPLYHVFALTVNCLLFIEMGGRNLLITNPRDISGFIKELQKHSVTAITGVNTLFNALVNNEDFHELDFSNLRLSVGGGMAVQRAVAEKWLKTTGCYLLEGYGLTECSPLVAAYPHDLVEYNGSIGLPVPSTEVRIVDEEGNALANTEIGELQVRGPQVMQGYWQRPEASKETINEDGWLSTGDIVKFDDEGFLHIVDRKKDMILVSGFNVYPNEIEDVVALHGKVLEVAAIGQPNEASGELVKIYVVKRDPSLTKDEVIAHCRQHLTGYKVPKLVEFRDELPKTNVGKILRRTLREENDAEIAKKSA